acccaccatcccgggaattaatctggtgaacatacgctgcactctctcaatagcaagaatgtcctttctcaaattaggagaccaaaattgcacacaatactccaggtgcggtctcacacgggccctgtacaactacagtaggacctccttgctcctaaactcaaatcctctcgcaatgaaggccaatatgccattagctttcttcactgcctgttgtatctgcatgcttactttcagtaactgatgtacaagcacacccaggtctcgttgcacttccccttctcctaatctgacaccattcagataataatctgccttcctgaccaaagtggataacctcacattttgaagacagaaccaaagtactcgtttaactgttctgccatttccttgtttcccattataaattcacctatcTCTGACTACAAGGGATCTACATTCGTTTTCACTAATCTTCTTTTTAAATACCTAAATAAACTTTTAcattcagtttttatattccccgcaagctttctttcatggtcATCGGTGGAACACCTTAGCATTACTTTAAAGTGTTCTACCCAGTGCAAGGGCGTCAATGTTTATCCACAAGCATCATCATTAAAAAGCAAATTATCTTGGAATTTTCTCATGACTTCTACGTTTGAATACGGCAGTGACTACTCGTCCAAAATTAATTATTTAGCTGTAAGACGCTGTGAGATCGAGTCGAGCATTACCAAATGTAAGTTTTGCTTAAATCTTAAACCGTAACAAGACGCGGACAGTAACGTAAAGCCGTCTAGTCAACCGAATGTCAGTCATAAGATTTTAGGTGGGCAATTCTCGAGGGCATCTACTAGTTTTAAAATTTAAGGGGAAAATTGCAGAGCTCATCTTACGGAAATCCTATTTATAGTTAATGCTTAAATAGCTCAATTCGTAAACTGtacaatatcttccctgacttggCATGTATGTGAATGTTCATATTTAAAATAGGGAGCGCTGCGCTGGAGTGGGAGTGACTGAAAGAAGCGCGCACGTCTCGACACAGACTCGGCGCTCCAGAGTCAGGAGCGAAGGTGTCCGATGCTCATTCCCTCCCTGTCCGGGGGAGATAGGAGACTTGTAACATACCCTGTGCCAATGCGATTGGCTTGATGTTGGGGGAATGACTGCCGAGAGCCAGCGGCCGCCTTCCGAAGCTTCGTGCTGTGCGTGGAGTAGGAGCCAGCCGGAGGTGAAGGTGGAGAGGGAGCAGCTGGAGACAAGCCATGCGGAGCTTCATCGCGTAAAGAGGCGCAAGCGGCCGCAGCAACGGGGCAAACCTCCCTACAGCTACATCGCCCTTATCGCCATGGCCATCGCCAATTCCCTGGACAGAAAGCTCACCTTGGGCGGGATCTACAGGTTCATCACAGAACGATTCCCCTTCTACAGGGACAACTCCAAGAAATGGCAGAACTCCATCAGGCATAATCTTACCCTAAATGACTGTTTCGTCAAAGTTCCCCGAGAGCCAGGGCGGCCGGGAAAGGGCAACTATTGGACGCTGGACCCAGCGGCTGATGACATGTTCGAGAGTGGCAGTTTCTTGCGAAGGCGTAAGAGATTCAAGAGGTCGGATATGTCCACATACCCGAGCTACATCCAAGAATCCAACGTCTTCAGTCCAGTACCAGCGAGCAGTCCGTACTCCAGGCCGGTCTATGCCAACGTGAGCATCAACTCCAACTGTGCTTCAACTCTCCCATCTTACTCCACTGCCCATTACACCACCCCAACCTGCAGCTTTAACAACAGCCAGCCACGGATGTACAATTTCAGCAGTCTGGCGGAGCACCACGGTCCGGGGACAGATTTGTCCCACAACACTACCAGCCGGTTTCCTTCAGAGCTGAGTGCTGGTTATACCAACCTTGGGCTGGGTTCTTACCACCATCAGGCCTGCAATGGAGCAGTGCTTCCCAGGAATGCTAACGCTGATCCCTGCCCCTACACCAGATCTAATTCACATCTGCAAATGGATCCATCAACGTATCGTCTCGCTAATAACCAAGCGTATGGCGCCTCTGGTCGCTTCCCCGTCCCTCACTCCCCCGTAAATAATGAGCCAATGGGCCCCTTCGGAATAATCTCTTCGGGACAGTTCACATCACTCCGACAATATAACGCGAGCGGGCAGATCAATTGCACCAACGCATGCATTAATCACCCTTCTTACTATACAAAAGTCGAAGGGTTTCTACACTCCACTGAAAACTACAACGCACTTTAAAAGGTTCATGGAGAACTCTGCAGATGTAAACTGTCCGGGCGTTAAAGTGAAACTAACTTAACATGGTTCAATCGTCCGATTTATGAATGTTTGCATTTTATACGGCTACTTCTAAGTGCAGGTTACagtacagtttaaacatgtgtaTTTGTTTATGAACTTGTCTGTACAATCTTATCCTTTAAGCTTTTTGTTTGAAAAATATAACGACATTGTCTCTTCATTAGAATCGAAGGCAATTTTGTTTAGTTATTGGTTTAGTTATTGAAACCGACCGAAGTGCATTGTTTTTGTTTAATCTGAAGAGgtaaaatgaggggggggggggataaaacaGACGATACAACCGAATGTGCAACAACTACTGAGATTCAGGAAATTTAACGTTTTGGAGCCATTTCATCTACTACCTGCAATGATTTGAGGCTTGTGGGGAATATTTAGTATTTTGGCGTTAAACCTATTCGTTTTAACGCCAAAATTCTTGAGACTGACTGTTGTAGAGGTCACAGTTATCAGCGCGAATAATTATTTAACTTATACAAAGACAGTTTCCACATTATTTTGATTCAGTTTGTTGATTATGACTTGGTTTGAAAATTAGGCACTGCAATACAGTTTGATTTAAAGCATAATGTATGCGCAGTGTTTATTAGAAAGCTAATCGATTGGAGATTCGTTTATACAGGCTAATGTAATGGCAGCGGGTGCATATTCTGCTCAGTATAGAGATTGCAGAAGAGATACAGATTTGCACTTATATAGTGCTATAGTACAACCAGTTAATTACTCGAACGTATAATGTTGTAGTGTAGGAAACAGTATGCACAGCCAGATCccagaatattttttaaaaagataaTGACCAGATTAACTATTTTAGGGATGTTCATCGTGGGATGGATATTGGTTTGGACACTGGGCAAAACGTCGTGAGTTTTCTTTGACATGTTTTTCCATGAAAACATCTCCCCAGAAGCAGAGGCAGAAGCTCGGTCTAAAGCAACAACCCCTCAGTAGTATAACATTCAAAATGTTGTatgttcctttactccagagatgctctctgtcccgctgagttactccagcatggtatgtctatcttcaaaataatATTCAACCATTGATTAGAATATCTGATGTTTGAAGTTAGATTGATGGTTGCACCATGTTAATATTAAATAAATATTAGATAAATAAAGCCTTAGATTGGGATTTTATGTATATGAATTCCATGGAATATATTGAAATGcgccaatattttcaatttctgCTTGGGAAACTTTCATTGTCTACAATGCCAAGATACAAAGGCGTAATAGATTGGTTATGTACGACAGACTGAATACTATTGACCGCATATTGCTGCCAATAACATTATCCTTTCAAAAAAACAACATATTGTGCTACATCTTGTAAGAATTAGTATCAAGATTGATTTAATTGATTGAAGTGGAGAATATTGGATAAGATAGATAAAGGGACAGTCTATACTTaactatttatatatatatttaaattgcTAGTTAAATATGTGGAGAATCAAATCAACTCTGCCCAAAATCTTATTCCAACTGAATACTAACGTAAAAACTTTCAAGTATTTGTATTACCTGGACTATTTCAACAAGTGGCACggcggtagtgttgctgtctttcagtgtcagagaccccggttcgatcctgacgacgagaTAGAATTATGTACGGTgcttgtacgttctcgctgtgaccgcatgggttttctccgggtgctcaggtttcctcccacattccaaagacatgcaggtttgtaagttaattggcttttgtaaattgttcctagtgtctaggatagaactagtccacgggtgaccgctggtcggcgcggactcagtcggCTGTCTCACAATGATTTGCTGTCTGTTTGAATGATTTGCAAATGAAAATGGCTAACAAGGGGCTTCAAAGTAATGACGGGCTAAAATGTGGCTGTCTGTTGTCAAGTGAATATATCTGACActttatgtaagaaggaactgcggatgctggtttataccgtagacacgacatgctgaagaaactcagcgagtcaggcatcgtttttggagaaaataaatatgtgtcgtttcgggtcgtaaCCGATCTTAGtattcagtcagtctgaagaagggttcacatccgaaacgtcaactattccttttctccagagacgctgtctgatacTTTGTCAGGAAAACTCAAATTCATAAGGTTTGACTGTTGCACAATACTTTgcctattttttattttaatttaagaaAATCCCAAACCAAAACTGTTTGTAACATCATTTTAATTCCCATTACTCAGGCAAATTTTATAAATAATCTATAATTATGTAACTATAAAGAAGTGTGCTACGGTAAGACAAGTAAAGTTAAAAGATGGATAAAATGGCTGTTGATAAACCGAAATGTACCTGGTTAACAAGATATAATCATGAGGGCCATTTTCCAATGTCTCCATAAGTTTCAATCACGTCGAATTATTTAATAGTGAAAACAGCCTTCTCTGatgtaaaaaaaagatgaaacatCAATGCATTATAAAGCATCTTTTTTACATGAAAAAATATCATTATGATTTTGAGTTTGGTTTCAACTTTGGTCTCAATTTCTTATTTTCATGTCAAATTCAATTGTTCCAATAAAAAGCATCGTTCACATCCTTATATAAACCTAAATTATATAAaactaggatttgagtataggagcagggaggttctactgcagatgtacggggtcttggtgagaccacatctggagtattgtgtacagttttggtctcctaatctgaggaaagacattcttgccatatcgggagtacagagaaggttcaccagactgattcctgggatgtcaggactttcatatgaagaaagactggatagactcgacttgtactcgctagaatttagaagattgaggggggatcttatagaaacttacaaaattcttaaggggttggacaggctagatgcaggaagattgttcccgatgttggggaagtccagaacaaggggtcacagtttaaggataagggagaaatcttttaggaccgagatgagaaaaacatttttcacacagagaatggtgaatctctggaattctctgccacagaaggtagttgaggtcagttcattggctatatttaagagggagttagatgtggcccttgtggctaaagggatcagggggtgtggagagaaggcaggtacaggatactgagttggatgatcagccatgatcatattgaatggtggtgcaggctcgaagggccgaatggcctactcctgcacctattttctatgtttctatgtttctaaacattaTACCAACAATGCAGAATGAACTAAATGCACACCTacatgtacctcagtacagatTCTTGACCCTTCCACTGTATTTAAATTGTTAAACTGCGCAACATACGGGACTAGATAGGCACAAACTGTTTTCTATTAAATATTGTAAAACCAAAGCTGTCATGTTGTTTCCCAGACACCAAGTTCATCCCTCACTCAAACCAACCTGCATGTTTATCTCTATTGTCCTCTTTGACCCTAAGATCAAGCTTCAAATCATCACCAAGATCAACCATCTTTATATttaacatctcctgattctataccCATCGCAGATAATCTGTTACTGAAGCTCTCATCCATAACTTTCATGCTTTTAGACTTGACTGTTCCAATACActctaaaccaacctccctcatcCTATCCTTTACAAATTTGGGatcatctaactctctattgcaGTGATGtcattttgcaacagcttctgttCACCATCATGCCTTGTGCTTGTTTTACTTTGGATCCTGCTTAAGCAATGTCTCAATGTTCCAATTTTTATCTTTGTTTTCAAATACTTTAAAAAATTTCACCCTTTGATATCTCTAATCTCCTCAGTCTTAAAACCCTCATCCATCTCCTTTAAATCTGGCTTATTGATCATTCCAGTATTTAATTGACCCACCATTGTCAGCCATGTCGACAGGAACGAAGACTAATGCTGTGAAattccttccctctcttcccacgTAAAAAGCTAGCTTTGGACCTAGCTTTTAATCCAATCcgttaatatttctttattatcTTTATTTGGTGGACAACTCTCCAGTGAAGCATTGTAGTATGTTTTGCTTTATAAAAGATGTTATGTAAATTGATATTATGGTTGTTGCTATTTGAAGTGTAGCCATTTTTATTGTGAAAGGACACGGTTGTATTATAGGAAAAGCAGCTTTCAATTTGCATACATTTCAAACAGATAATTAATTTCAGTGGAGTCAAGTAAGATGAGAACAATTGTCAGCCTATGCTACTTTTAGCATTACTCTGGACTTTGGGAAGTGCTTTGTTAAGCAAATAGGTAGTCATAGAGTCAGTGTCATACagggtggaaagaggcccttcggccaaacttgcccacacttaccaacatgtcccatctacactagttccacctccctgcatttggctcatacctctctaaacctgtcctatccatgtacctgtcgaaatgtttcttttttttttgttttgttttttttgttttgtttattttattaggttaatacagtacaaaacaatacagtggaacctaattttaggtgtcaactatgtcataccgtaatccattctatgtacaacctctagttttatgctttgaaaaggaagtaaacaagacaagaaaaagaaaacaatggaaaggggaaaaagagtaaaaatagatagtagagaatagaaaaacgtgaagtgtgtatataaaaaaaagaaaaagtgggaagtagaaataggagagaaggccccttaaaagagaaattttcaaatctttattcggagatgtagatctatccacggcatgaactgaaatcagaaaTCTGTACGGTACCGctacatcacatgattccaaaaagtcgatgaaaggagaccaactccttaagaattggtcatatttatctattaatcggagtctcatttcttcaaggcgtgctatgtccatcatattcctaatccacattttaacagttggtatagctgtatttttccaaaatttaagtatcaatttctatccaattattaacccataattaaaaaaaacgttttggtctttatttaaattgatatcttctactattattccaaatataatccattccgttttaggttctattcttgacttgaaaagctttgtgaatatatcaaatatatcgctccaaaacttattcaactttgtacatcctacaaatgaatgtgttatattagcgttttgaaacaaacatttatcgcatctgggagagacgtttgggtaaaatttattcaacctcgtttttgaataatatagtctatgtaataatttgaattgaattaaattatgtcttgcattaatggaacaattatatgtgttcatcaaatacttttcccatttatccttcgagatctttatcattagctcatgttcccaatcttctcttagtgcttctgttgagggtaattctctatttaatatattattataaaagtatgatattagtttttgttaatcagccttaatattaattgcttcttctaaagggtctaaaaatatagtttgaaatctatgtgtatatttcttcataaagtcacatatctgtatatatttaaaatattgattatccttcagtttaaatttttattttaaatgttgaaatgataacagtttgcccaattcatacatatctcctactttcctaatccccagtctatcccattgttgatatgttttgtcgatgagagatggtttaaatgcggggttgttcaatagtgggattagtactgatagattatttaatttcaaggatacttttatttgtttccaaattcttattgtattgtgaataattggattcttcttatatattatactattcaattttattggtgagagcaagatcgttcctatatcgtacggatagcactcctctttctccattcttatccactccaactgctgagtggaactatccaaccagtacattatgttcttaatatgcactgcccagtagtaatacacgaagttaggtaatgataaacccccaacttctttcagtttacacaaatgctttcgttgagttctgtgtgctctgtaatcccatataaaattagtgatagtagaatctagttttttgaaaaagtattttggaatatatattgggatcgcttgaaacaaatatattaattgtggtaagaaagtcatttttatagcgttaattctacctatcaatgagagcgggagcgttttccaaaatttaatcatatcattcagtttatttaatagtggcataaaattggcactaaataatgatttgtgtcttctcgtaatttgaatacccagatacttgaatttttctgttgcaattttgaaggggaattttaataagtgtctcaaatcctgtggttttaaagacataatttcgcttttgttccaatttattctataacctgaaaaagagccgaattcctcaattagtgttaataatgtgggtatactcgtttgtgtattagtaatatataaaagaatatcatcagcgtataatgaaattttattctttgagtccttagtgttatatccgtgaatattcaggtgatttctaatcctttcggccagcggttctatcataagggcaaatagcaatggtgataaggcacaaccctgcctattaccccttgataagtaacattttggagatagcatattgttagttaatattcttgccgtaggtttatctgtttcttaaacgttgatagTTTTATTTATGACCAAACAAATAGtggtattcatttttttaaataaaggctGATGGCAATGCAGGTGAAGCCAATATATACGTTTACCTTTCCAGTCTGCCCATCAGAAAGTAATAGTGAACCAATGTACCATTTTGGTCTGTGTAGGGTGAAGAGCTCCCACTATCGTTTGGTTAGAAAGTTCCAAGAATTTGACAAAGTAATGGTAAAATAGTGAAACAGTTAATATGCCACTGGTGAAACCTTTCATCACATCAAAAAAATGAGTCAAGAATAAATATTAGTCAAGCagaaagcaaaacacaaactgctggagaaaatcagcaggtggAGCAGCTTTTGCAGAAGCAGAGGGATAGTTGACATTCCGGTTTTAGTCTCTGCAGAAAATTGGGGGAAGGCAGTGGGTGGAATAATACAAATTCCCTGTGTTTCTAGATAGGTGAAAAACTATGCCAAGTTTCTTTGTCTGTGTAATGTGTTGGTAATATTATATCATCTGGCACGATTACAATATATGCATCCTACCAGAGTATACAAGTAAACGTAAAAGAAAGGCTGCAAATGTGAAAGATAAGGTGGGTCATGATGTACCACTGCGGGAGGCCACAGACATAAAGGTCAGAGTGGGAGCAGTAAGGTGATGACACAATGACGCAGAGGCAGAGCTGATGCCTTACAGAgctggagaccagggtttgatctcaactactggtgctgcctttacggagtttgtactttctccctgtgaccacgtgggttctctcAGGGTGCACTGGtttattcccacattccaaaggtgtgcaggtttgtagataaattggcttctgtaattgtcTCTCCTGTACACGATAGAATGAGTGCATTGGTGGTCGCTGGTCaacgcagacctggtgggctgaagggccagtttataCGGTGTATCTCCACATAAATTGGCAGGCAACCGGAAGTTCAGGGGCACTGACCAAAAGTGCTCAGCAAAGTGTGATATGTGATTGGAAGGGAACTTGGAGCAGGTATTGTTTCCATGTATCCGCTGCCCTTGACCTACTTGGGAACAGCTTGGGAGCATGCAGTCTCCATAATGTGGTTTTGAAATTGTGCAAACCAGATCATGTtccaataaattaaaatattccTTTGGGATTAAGGGACAGGGGGCATTTTGAAATTTATTCCATGAAATGTATCACATTTGATGTTTGTTAAAAATTGAGATTTTCAAAAATTCCTTAATCTAATCTTGACCATTTTGGCTGAGGCAAGATGTCATTTAGAGAAAGATCTTTATTGCCCATCTTTTTTAAAAGAAAGGAATATTCTGGGAATGGTTCATTCACACCTCATCTGCTCCATTAGCTCAATGAGATGAAGGGTTGAAATTTATTTCACCACCTTTCAATGCCTTAAAATAATATTATGGACCATTGTTGGCGGAAAGTTGCATACAGGGAGAGATCTTTAGAGACATCCAGGTGAGAGATTCACAGAATAGTGTTGTCAAGTGTTTCTGTCTAATACTGTGCTGGATTGCACAGTGTGCTGCTCTCTATTAATGTATCTCAAGTTCACACTGTTATCTGTATTGAGCATGCAGTTGCAATCTTTGCTCTTGGAGAAATATAGCAGATTATGAACAACACTCATCAAGTTGTAGGGAAGTGTGGCAACAAAATTAATAATGATCCATTAATGGTGATGTGAGAATGCAACTGGAAAGGGGATGGACATGGATAGGTTGTAAAAAACAGTCCAGTCAAAGCATGTTCTTTGTGTAAGGAAGCAACAGGGAACCTGCAGATTTACAATAAACTGCTCCTTGCAGGAGATTACCTGGGCAGTCATTGTAAGGACACGAGTTTAAAGCAATGAACTTTGGGAGCATCTTCAATGCAGGCATAAATTCACGCCTGctcttctggatagaaggaaaagcAAATGGTGGCCTCTCTAATACACCAGTGAGCAGCAGACTATGAAAAGTGGTAAAGATCAGCTGCAGCAGCTTGGAATAGTCTGGAGGCCAGGAAGCTGAGCATGACCTTATCCTCCACAGATAAAGCAATTAAATTACATGGGGGGGGATGTATTAGAGGTGGCGGGAAGTCACAGATCTCTGTGAAGATGGCATGTAATTTGAGTGTTTGCCTTTTAAATAAAATAGGCTGTGAAATCTTGGTTGTTCTGAGTAAATGAGAATGTTATTTTTCAGAGCAGTGAGTTTGAAATTCACACTGAAGAACAATTGTTATGTTAAACTGCTGTTGATCTGGATAGTTATACACCAAAAAGTTACTAGGGAAAAAAATACCAATGACTCATGAAACAGATTTAGCAATTTATCTAATTTATCAAAGTATTTCACAGGATTAATATCATACAAAAGTTGACAATTCATATAAGAAAATTTTAGGATCGACAACGAAGGTCTTCAGCAAAAAGGTAAATTTTAAAAAGAATTAAAgttaatgagtctgaagaagggtcttgacccgaaatgtcacctattccttcgctccatagatgctgcctcacccgctgagtttctccagcatttttgtctacctttgatttttccagcatctgcagttatttcttaaacaaaGTAAAGGAATGAGTGAGAGAGCGAAATAAAGATGTTTAAAGATCGATTACCAGAACATAGGACATTGGCCCTTTCCTTGAAAGTGTCACCACAGGtatatagggtggtcaagaaggcttttggcacattgccaTCATCACCCAGAGaactgagtatggaagttgggaagtcatgttacagttgtacaagacattggtgagtccacatttagagtattgtgt
The DNA window shown above is from Amblyraja radiata isolate CabotCenter1 chromosome 3, sAmbRad1.1.pri, whole genome shotgun sequence and carries:
- the LOC116971146 gene encoding forkhead box protein E1-like — its product is MTAESQRPPSEASCCAWSRSQPEVKVEREQLETSHAELHRVKRRKRPQQRGKPPYSYIALIAMAIANSLDRKLTLGGIYRFITERFPFYRDNSKKWQNSIRHNLTLNDCFVKVPREPGRPGKGNYWTLDPAADDMFESGSFLRRRKRFKRSDMSTYPSYIQESNVFSPVPASSPYSRPVYANVSINSNCASTLPSYSTAHYTTPTCSFNNSQPRMYNFSSLAEHHGPGTDLSHNTTSRFPSELSAGYTNLGLGSYHHQACNGAVLPRNANADPCPYTRSNSHLQMDPSTYRLANNQAYGASGRFPVPHSPVNNEPMGPFGIISSGQFTSLRQYNASGQINCTNACINHPSYYTKVEGFLHSTENYNAL